In a single window of the Chionomys nivalis chromosome 11, mChiNiv1.1, whole genome shotgun sequence genome:
- the Eno1 gene encoding alpha-enolase: MSILKVHAREIFDSRGNPTVEVDLYTSKGLFRAAVPSGASTGIYEALELRDNDKTRYLGKGVSKAVEHINKTIAPALVSKKLNVVEQEKIDKLMIEMDGTENKSKFGANAILGVSLAVCKAGAAEKGVPLYRHIADLAGNAEVILPVPAFNVINGGSHAGNKLAMQEFMILPVGASSFREAMRIGAEVYHNLKNVIKEKYGKDATNVGDEGGFAPNILENKEALELLKNAIGKAGYTDQVVIGMDVAASEFFRSGKYDLDFKSPDDASRYITPDQLADLYKSFIREYPVVSIEDPFDQDDWEAWKKFTASSGIQVVGDDLTVTNPKRIAKAVSEKSCNCLLLKVNQIGSVTESLQACKLAQSNGWGVMVSHRSGETEDTFIADLVVGLCTGQIKTGAPCRSERLAKYNQILRIEEELGSKAKFAGRSFRNPLAK, from the exons ATGTCTATTCTCAAGGTCCACGCCCGAGAGATCTTTGACTCCCGTGGGAATCCCACTGTTGAGGTTGATCTCTACACCTCAAAAG GTCTCTTTCGGGCTGCCGTGCCCAGCGGTGCCTCCACTGGCATCTATGAGGCTCTGGAACTCCGTGACAATGATAAGACCCGCTACTTGGGGAAGG GTGTCTCAAAGGCTGTTGAGCACATCAATAAAACTATCGCACCTGCTCTGGTTAGCAAG AAACTGAATGTGGTGGAGCAGGAGAAGATCGACAAGCTGATGATCGAGATGGACGGCACCGAGAATAAAT CCAAATTCGGTGCCAATGCCATCCTGGGAGTGTCCCTGGCTGTCTGCAAAGCAGGTGCTGCAGAAAAGGGGGTGCCTCTCTACCGCCACATCGCTGACTTGGCTGGCAACGCTGAAGTCATCCTGCCAGTCCCA GCTTTCAATGTGATCAATGGCGGGTCTCATGCTGGCAACAAGCTGGCTATGCAGGAGTTCATGATCCTCCCTGTGGGGGCGTCCAGTTTCCGCGAAGCCATGCGCATTGGGGCAGAGGTTTATCACAACCTGAAGAATGTCATCAAGGAGAAATATGGGAAGGATGCCACCAATGTGGGTGACGAGGGCGGGTTTGCGCCTAACATCCTGGAGAACAAAGAAG CTCTGGAGCTGCTGAAGAACGCAATTGGAAAGGCTGGCTACACTGACCAGGTTGTCATCGGCATGGACGTGGCCGCCTCTGAGTTCTTCAGGTCCGGGAAGTACGACCTGGACTTCAAGTCTCCTGATGATGCCAGCAGGTACATCACCCCTGACCAGCTGGCTGACCTGTACAAGTCCTTCATCCGGGAGTATCCAG TGGTGTCCATCGAGGACCCCTTTGACCAGGATGACTGGGAAGCCTGGAAGAAGTTCACAGCCAGCTCGGGCATCCAGGTGGTTGGGGACGATCTCACAGTGACCAACCCTAAGAGGATTGCCAAGGCTGTCAGTGAGAAGTCCTGCAACTGCCTCCTGCTCAAAGTGAACCAGATCGGCTCCGTGACCGAGTCTCTGCAGGC GTGTAAGCTGGCCCAGTCCAATGGTTGGGGCGTCATGGTGTCCCATCGCTCTGGAGAGACCGAGGATACTTTCATTGCTGACCTGGTTGTGGGGCTCTGCACTGGGCAG ATCAAGACTGGTGCCCCTTGCCGATCCGAGCGCCTGGCCAAGTACAACCAGATTCTTAG AATCGAGGAAGAGCTGGGCAGCAAGGCCAAGTTTGCCGGCAGGTCCTTCAGGAACCCCCTGGCCAAGTAA